A single window of Fibrobacter sp. UWH6 DNA harbors:
- a CDS encoding porin family protein — MNLKYVGIVSALALSAAFAQETAAPATEAAPAAEVAAPAEVAAPAVEPAVAPAEAAPVAAPAPQVAEPVAAPAPQEAEPADVAVAPKAVRGEDAAPAAEVAEPVAAPAAEPVAAPAPQVAEPVAAPAPKAVRGEDDAPRTVYYETVYTREDGTPVRTVYVAQHRSSSKDTVSMDQLMGLVPMQFKIGAHGSIGSYYLTGDKWDDDDYYGISWRAGLMSIIPLNDYTMGIKLGVIFERSKSSETYDYYDNNNKAVPVSFNFDQMKVNIPVLFTFKGASSNLYFDLGAQISIPVKDELKVSYKNGQEKIKETTDLMDEDYRTNMDWSLVFGFSVMAHKRLSIDVKADVGLSDLYEGYSEFPSLDLSCSSFGIGLTLYPF, encoded by the coding sequence ATGAATCTTAAGTATGTTGGAATTGTGTCTGCACTGGCTCTTTCTGCAGCCTTTGCCCAGGAAACTGCTGCTCCTGCAACTGAAGCCGCTCCCGCTGCCGAAGTGGCCGCCCCTGCTGAAGTTGCCGCTCCTGCCGTAGAACCGGCTGTTGCCCCCGCCGAAGCCGCACCCGTTGCAGCCCCGGCTCCCCAGGTAGCTGAACCGGTCGCTGCCCCCGCTCCCCAGGAAGCTGAACCTGCCGATGTGGCTGTTGCCCCCAAGGCCGTCCGTGGCGAAGATGCTGCCCCCGCAGCAGAAGTTGCTGAACCCGTCGCTGCCCCTGCCGCTGAACCCGTTGCAGCTCCCGCTCCCCAGGTAGCCGAACCCGTTGCGGCCCCCGCCCCCAAGGCTGTCCGTGGCGAAGATGATGCTCCCCGTACCGTTTACTACGAAACCGTCTACACCCGCGAAGATGGTACCCCCGTGCGCACTGTCTATGTGGCTCAGCACAGGTCCTCTTCTAAGGATACCGTTTCTATGGATCAGCTGATGGGTCTTGTTCCCATGCAGTTCAAGATCGGTGCTCATGGTTCTATCGGTTCCTATTACCTGACCGGTGACAAGTGGGACGATGATGACTACTATGGCATTTCCTGGCGCGCAGGTTTGATGTCCATCATTCCCCTGAATGATTACACTATGGGTATCAAGCTGGGTGTAATCTTTGAACGCAGCAAGTCTAGCGAAACTTACGACTACTACGACAACAACAACAAGGCTGTTCCGGTAAGCTTCAACTTCGACCAGATGAAGGTGAACATTCCGGTACTCTTTACCTTCAAGGGTGCATCTTCCAACCTTTACTTCGATCTGGGTGCCCAGATTTCTATTCCGGTGAAGGATGAACTGAAGGTGTCTTACAAGAACGGTCAGGAGAAAATCAAGGAAACGACTGACTTGATGGATGAAGATTACCGCACGAACATGGACTGGAGCCTGGTCTTTGGATTCTCTGTCATGGCTCATAAGCGCCTGTCCATCGACGTGAAGGCCGATGTGGGCCTGTCTGACCTGTACGAAGGTTACAGCGAATTCCCCAGCCTGGACCTGAGCTGCTCCTCCTTCGGCATTGGTCTTACCCTCTACCCGTTCTAA